The genomic segment GCAACAATGTCGCCAACTCGCTGCTCGTCGCGGGTGCCCTGCTGGGCATGGACGTTCGCATGGTTGCCCCGAAGGAGCTCCAGACCACCGACGAGATCGTTGCGATGGGCACGAAGCTCGCCGCGGACAGCGGCGCCAAGATCACCGTCACCGATGACATCGCCACCGGCGTCAAGGGCTGTGACTTCATCTACACCGACGTCTGGCTGAGCATGGGGGAGCCCAAGGAGGTCTGGGACCAGCGGATCGCGCTGCTGAAGGACTACCAGGTCAACGCCGAGCTGATGGCTGCCACGGGTAATCCCGACGTCAAGTTCCTGCACTGCCTGCCGGCCTTCCACGACCGCAACACCGCAGTGGGCGAGGACATCTACCAGAAGACCGGCATGTCGGCGCTCGAGGTCACTGACGAGGTCTTCGAGGGACCTGCCTCCGTGGTCTTCGACCAGGCGGAGAACCGGATGCACACCATCAAGGCCGTCATGGTGGCCACCCTGGGCGAGTGGTGATCCACCATGCGTATCGTGATCGCACTGGGCGGCAATGCCCTGATGCACCGTGGCGACAAGCCTGACGCCACCAGCCAGATCGCCAATGTGGACCTCGCCTGCGCAGCACTCGCTCCGCTGGCGGAGGAACACGAGATCGTGCTCACCCATGGCAATGGTCCCCAGGTGGGGGTCCTGGCCCTGCAGTCCGCCAATGACCCGAAGCTGAGCCGCCCCTATCCCTTCGACACCTTGGGCGCCATGACCCAGGGCATGATCGGCTACTGGCTGCTGCAGTCCTTGCAGAACCACCTGCCGGGACGTCACGTGGCCTCCTTGGTGAACCAGACCCTCGTGCTCAGCGGTGACCCTGCCTTCTCCAATCCCACCAAGTTCGTGGGTGAGGTCTACACCAAGGAGGAGGCCGGGGAACTGGTCAAGTCCCGCGGTTGGGTGATGAAGGCCGACGGGGACCACTTCCGTCGCGTCGTGGGATCCCCCCATCCCCAGCGCGTGGTGGAGACCCGGCTGATCCGGACCATGCTGAATGCCGGTGCCGTGGTGGTCTGCTCGGGCGGTGGCGGTGTCCCCGTCGTGCGCAATGACCACGGGAAGCTGGCGGGCGTCGAGGCCGTCATCGACAAGGACCTCACCGCGGCGGTCCTGGCGGAGCACCTGGAAGCAGACTTCCTGATGATCCTGACCGACGTCCCGGCGGTGCTGCAGGACTACGGCACTCCCCAGCAGAAGCCGGTGCATCGGGCCACGCCTGCGAAGCTCCGGGCCCTCGGTGCTCCGGCTGGGTCCATGGGGCCGAAGATCGAGGCCGCCTGCCGGTTCGTGGAACTCACGGGTGACACGGCCGCCATCGGACGGCTCGAGGACGCCGTCGCCATCCTGTCCGGCGAGGCAGGAACCATCATCACCCCCGGTGGGGACTATGGCGGCCCGGATGACATCCGTCCGCCGCTGCCGCCCGCCGCGGAACCCAGGATCCGTCGAGCCTGACGGGTCCACCAACCCCCAAATACTTGGACGCACAAGGGGTGCGCCCGGGCACTACCAAGGAAAGGAAGTGCAGGAATGTCCAAGATCGTGAATTCCTGGAATGACTGGGATCCGTTGAAGCGGGTCATCGTCGGCCGCGCCGACAACTCGATGATTCCCCCGGAAGAGCCCGCCACATCGGAGAAGGTCCCGGTCGACTCCGCCA from the Luteococcus japonicus genome contains:
- the argF gene encoding ornithine carbamoyltransferase, with the translated sequence MTHHELFGRSFLKEIDFTRDEWLELLRLSSELKKSKKEGTEKQTLKGKNIALLFEKTSTRTRCSFEVGAYDQGAQVTYLDPTGSQMGHKESVRDTARVLGRFYDGIEFRGKKQTDVETLAADSGVPVWNGLTDEWHPTQMLADQLTMHEASGKDYQDIAFAYVGDARNNVANSLLVAGALLGMDVRMVAPKELQTTDEIVAMGTKLAADSGAKITVTDDIATGVKGCDFIYTDVWLSMGEPKEVWDQRIALLKDYQVNAELMAATGNPDVKFLHCLPAFHDRNTAVGEDIYQKTGMSALEVTDEVFEGPASVVFDQAENRMHTIKAVMVATLGEW
- a CDS encoding carbamate kinase, translated to MRIVIALGGNALMHRGDKPDATSQIANVDLACAALAPLAEEHEIVLTHGNGPQVGVLALQSANDPKLSRPYPFDTLGAMTQGMIGYWLLQSLQNHLPGRHVASLVNQTLVLSGDPAFSNPTKFVGEVYTKEEAGELVKSRGWVMKADGDHFRRVVGSPHPQRVVETRLIRTMLNAGAVVVCSGGGGVPVVRNDHGKLAGVEAVIDKDLTAAVLAEHLEADFLMILTDVPAVLQDYGTPQQKPVHRATPAKLRALGAPAGSMGPKIEAACRFVELTGDTAAIGRLEDAVAILSGEAGTIITPGGDYGGPDDIRPPLPPAAEPRIRRA